The following is a genomic window from Paenibacillus thiaminolyticus.
GGTCGTGATGACGGCCATTTTCGTAACGAGAGAGAGCGAGTCCTGCAGCGTCTGCCATTTTTCCATATCAATGATGCTGTCCAAATGAAACCGCGAGGTCATAATCACTCATTCTCCTTCCGTACGCTCTTCCCTATTATAGCACATAATAATCGGATGACAGGACAAGATAATACTATTTTGAATAAGAGGATAAGAAAATACGATGAGAAAGCGCTTTATTTTGCAGGGATAGTTCCATGATCTTGTACCCGGCCGCAACTATAATGGAAGTGGAAGTTCACACAACACAGAGGAGGATTACGCAAATGAGAAAAGCGTTTATCAGTCCAGCCAAATATGTACAAGGTGAAAATGAACTCTTGAATCTCGGATATTTTATCAAAACCTTCGGAAAATCGGCTCTGCTGATTGCCCATGCCGATGATGTGCAGCGCGTCAAGCCGAAGCTTGAACATACGATGAAGACATATGGAGTGACGCTAGTTGAGAGCGGTTTCAACGGAGAGTGCTCCCGTCAGGAAGTGCAGCGGTTGAAGAAGCTTGCGGCGGAGCATAATTGTTCCTGCACGATCGGGCTGGGCGGAGGCAAGGCGATCGACACCTCCAAATGCGTCGCGGAAGGCGAAGCGCTCATTATCGTTCCGACGATCGCGGCGACGGATGCGCCGACAAGCCATTCCGCCGTGCTGTATACGCCGGAAGGAGAGTTCGACGATTATGCTTATTTCAAGCAAAGTCCGACGGTCGTCATGATCGATACGACGGTGATCGCGAATGCGCCGACGCGCTTCCTGGTCGCCGGGATGGGGGATGCGCTGTCGACGTATTTCGAAGCGAGAGCGACGTCGAATTCGTATTCGCGAGTCAATGCAGGGCTGCCATGCGGCGAGCAAGAGGGGGTAGGTCCGGCAGTCGGCACCCGTGCCGCGCTGGCTCTGGCCAAGCTGTGCTATGAGACTTTGCTGGAGGATGGAGCCAAGGCCAAAGCGGCCTGCGACGCGAATCTGGTGACGCCTGCGTTTGAAAATATTGTGGAAACGAATATCCTGCTGTCCGGCCTGGGCTTCGAAAGCGGCGGTCTCGCGGCGGCTCATGCGATCCACAATGGCTTGACGGCACTGGAGGGTACGCATCATTATTATCATGGGGAGAAAGTGGCCTTTACGACGCTGGTGCAATTGGTTCTGGAAAATGCGAGCACCGCGGAAATGAATGAGGTGCTGCAATTCTGCGTCAGCGTGGGCCTGCCGGTCTGTCTGGCTGATATCGGCGTGACGAGCGTGACGGATGAAGAGCTGCGGAACGTGGCGGCCAAAGCCTGCATCGCGGAAGAGTCGATTCATTCGATGCCATTCCCGGTTAATGAAGAGATGGTGGTGGCCGCGATTCGCGTCGCGGATCAGATTGGCCAGCAATTTAAGCAAAAGGGTGAATAATCGTGAAGAAGATTATCAATAAGCCGGAGACACTTGTCCGGGAAATGTGCAGCGGCCTGGTGCTTGCTCATCCGGAGCTGGAATTCATCAGCAAGTACAAGATCGTGAAGAAGAGAGCTGAACGGGGAAAAGGTCACCTTGATCAGCGGCGGAGGAAGCGGCCATGAGCCGGCGCATGCCGGCTTCGTCGGGCAAGGATGCTCGATGTGGCGGTGTGCGGCGATGTGTTCGCCTCCCGTCCCAGATTCAGGTCTATCAAGCGATCAAGGCTTCCGCCAGCAAAAGGGCACGCTGCTCATCATCAAAATTATAGCGGCGACATTATGAACTTCAAAATGCGGCCCATCTCGCGGAAGAAGACGGCATCAAGGTCGATTATGTGAAAGTGGACGACGACATCGCGGTGGAGGACAGTCTGTATACGGTCGGCCGCCGAGGCGTGGCCGGAACGGTGTTCGTGCATAAGATCGCCGGCGCTGCCGAAGCGGGCCTGGAATTGGCGGATGTGAAGGCTGTCGCCCAACACGCGATCGACCGGACGAGAAGCATCGGCTTCGCCCTCACGTCCTGCACCGTCCCGGCCAAAGGGACGCCGACCTTCGAGCTGGGCGAGGATGAAATCGAGTACGGCGTCGGCATTCACGGCGAGCCCGGCATTCGCAGGGAGAAGATGCAGTCGGCGGATGAGCTGGCGAAGAAAATGGTGGCGGATCTGTTCCGCGATATGAAGCTGGATGATGGCTCCGCTGATGAGCTTGCGGTGCTGGTGAACGGGTTCGGCGGCTCGCCGCTGCAGGAGTTGTATCTGCTCGCTAACGCGGTCGTGCGGGAAATCCGCAGTCGTGGAGTCTCCATTTTTAAGGTCTTCGTCGGCAACTATATGACGAGCATCGATATGGCCGGGGCTTCCGTGTCTTTGATGCGGCTGGATGAGCAGTTGAAGCCGTTTTTGGAGGCGGACTGCGATACGCCGGCGCTGCAGGTCAGCGGGCCGTTCGCGCCGCTGGCTGTCCAGGAGGAGGCAGCGGAGACGGCGGAGAAGCAAGCGGTGTCTTATCGCTGCGAGACGGATCCTGCCTATGCGAAGATTGAGGGGAATGTGTTCTCGCTGAACAACTTGATCTATCTTACCGACAAGATGAGCGAGATTATTATCGAGAATGAAGTGCCCTTCTGCGAGCTCGATTCGCATGCCGGGGACGGCGACTTCGGCATGAGCGTCGCGAAAGGCTTCAAGCAATTGAAGCGCGAATGGCATGAGATTCTGGCGCATCACGCCGGGAATATCGGCGAGTTCTTCCATGCTTGCTCCCTGGTCATTATGGAGCATTGCGGCGGCGCTTCCGGGCCGATCTGGGGCTCGGCGTTCCGGGCGGCCGGGAAATATGCCGGGGACCGCACCGAATTGACGGTCCCTGAATTCGCGGGGATGATGCAGGCGGTGGTCAAAGGGATTCAGGACACCGGCGAACGCTCCTTCGGCCGCGGTGCTGTCGTCGGCGACAAGACGCTGATCGACGCGCTGGCTCCGTTCGCGGACGCCTGGGAGCGGAGCGCCGTAGCGGGCGACGAGGTGAAGACGGCAGCGACCGCAGCGGCGGAAGCTGCCGTCAAGGCGCGAAGCATACGGAGACGATCGTCGCCCGTATGGGCCGGGCAGGCACGGTTGGCGAGCGCAGCCTCGGCTACCCGGACGCCGGCGCCTATGCGCTCGGCGTGATTTTCACGGAGTTGGCGCGGGTGATGGAGTAGCACTTGGCCCCTGCGGTTGCAGGGGCCAGGCTCAGGTGCAGGCGCTGCGGCAGATGCCAGTGGCAGGTGCACAGGTGGAGCGCTGCTGGACTTCTGAACTGCCGGGCTTCCGGAAGTGCCCGTCCGGGGACAAATGCTGCAAAACTACAGTAATTTACTCCTTTGGCAGGCGGATAAGGTCAAAAGCTGCGCTGGTGCAGCTTTTGACCTTTTGCCGTCAGGAGCAAAGTGGTGAAAATTCCTGTAGATTTGCAGGAATCATTTTCGGGTAGCTAGTTGTCTCGGAGAATACTGCAGTGGTGCAGCAATTTCTGAACTTTCGAGGATCAAAGTCGCATTAACAAGTGTCTTTTAAACAAATTTATGATTTATTTCTTTGATGTGCTGAAAACAAAACGGATGTTATAGATGACGGGATGAGTTAGTCTAAATGATTTCCAGCAAAACGCACGAAAATCTCCATTAAAGCTGGTGTTCGTATATTGTTAACTGAAAGCATCGGAGACACTTCGCTCTTCCTAAAGGTAGGGGAGGTGTCTCTTTTTCTATGTACGATGATATTTCCAACATTACACTCTGTAGGTATACTTAGGGGAGGAGCAAGCGTTGTGAGAGGGAATTTGGAAAGGTAGAGTGAAGTGGAGTTGGCGTTATGATCCTGCTCGTCGGATTATACGTATACGCGCCTCTTTGTAGGCTAAATTTAGAATACAGTAACGAGAGTTATGACAAATGATTTTTTGATTTATTCAGACACCAACTGGCAGAAAGTAGACATGAAATTAGTCAGGTTCTGAGCTTAAAAATGATATAATGAAAAAATAAAAGACAGATGATATAGTGTTTTCCACTCTAAAAGAAATGTGTGATTATAATTTATTTGAGCCTAATATGAGTCCTAATGAATTTTTTAGACAAAGTTGGATCATTGATGTCCATGAGGCAGACGAGATGACGCAGCGATTCGTTGTATTTCTCATCATAGATGCAATTGATACATACCTCGCTCGTCTACGGGACTCAGCCTTGGATGATGAGTTTAACCGAGCGTTACGATTAATGATTGTTATTGATGAGGCTAGAAAAGTACTTGGGTTTGGGCAACCTTCTCTGATTAATATAGTAAGGACAAGTAGATCAAAAGGCGGGGCGGTACTCTTTATAACGCAATCTCCAGATGACTTTGCTCAAGATGACGAGAATTATCTTGAAAATATTGGCTTACCAATTTGTTTTAGAACTAACGCCAGAAACTCCTCCTTAAAATCTGTTCTCGGCGGTTCGGTTGATCTTGCAGGACTTGGTAATGGTGTTTGTGTAACCAGATTACCAGAAAATCCTACACTGGTTAGAGTTCAAGCTTGGCAGTAATCCTCCTGATAGATCAATACTTTGTAATTAAGAGCGGTAGTACAGAATTCAATACTGAACTGCCGCTTTTTTGTGTTTATTTGGAAATGTTTCGATAGTATGTCCTCATCTTGTTTAAGGATTCAGTTTACTTAACTTTATATTTATTGTCCTGACAAGTGTTGTAGACGATCCAAGATAATAAAAAAAAGGACAAGGTAAACAAGCTAAAAAAGAAAAGGGCCGCAAGGCCCTTAATTCATTTGAATATGTAATTCATTAAAAAGATACAAGGCATCTTTAAATCCTTGTAAATATATTTTACTTTCCAAAACGATTTGTAATGAAATTTGGGCGTCTTCATAGAGAAATAGGGTGTGTTGAAGGTTATCTGGAAGCGAATCTCGAATTAGTTTTAGATACTTCTGACATTCAGAAGAAAGTTGTTCAAGGTCTGATTTTGAGTATAGCGTTTCTATACGATTGCGAATTAAAGGTTCAGCTAAGACTTCAAAGGATTCAGGCAATGACTTACCTCCTCTCTTTAACTCTATAAGATTATTATATACCTTCGTAGGGTTAATTGTAAAGAGAATTATTAACTTTATAAGGTGAAATGATGACTTCTAATTGAAAAAAATGATTTTCAGAGAGATAATATATTGAGCATGGGAGGGAATCTGTTTGATAAAGTGTAATATCAGAGTTTTAATGGCTGAGCACCGAATAGATGATATAACAGAGTTAATGACCAGATCTGGACTGAGTAGAAATTCAATTAACAAACTGTATAAAGAAATAAATATTGAGACAACAAAATTAGAAACATTATTTAAACTGTGCGATACATTTGGATGCAAACTATCAGATTTAATTGAATACACGCCTGATAATTAAAGAGTACTAAACGACGAGGGAATATTCGCAGAAGGACCCCACCGTACAATGCATCTACGCTGTGGTACATTCGCCCCTTGGTTGTCAGATGTATAAACAAAAAGAATATTCAGACAACACACGACCCAACCTAAGATAAGAGTTATCTAAGCCCGGGTCGCGTCTTTTTACATTGCTCTGGGGTTGATGGGGATTATGGAGTTAATGTTAATTACACTGATCAAAAACAATTAAACATGAATTGATTGAGAGATAGTTATCGTAAGAGAATAAGAAGACTTAAGGTATGCTTTTATATAAATGTTAGTTAATTGGTAACTATCTTTCTTCAATTTTGGTATGTGATGAGTAATTGGGAAATGATTAATATATAGAATCTCTGAAAGACCTATTGATAGCTATTCAATAAAGGCCCAACTTCAGCTAACATCATATCTACGTTGCGGACTGCACCCTTGGTTCGCAAGCCAGAGAAGTTGATTCAGCGAACAACCCTGCGAGGCTAAGTGCTTCGCACCCAGTCGCTGGCGTATCTTTAAGCCTCTCGGGCTCGTGAATATAGAAATGTCCTGCGAAATAATTCCGAAACGAAAGGTGATTGTTTTGAACGAAGTTGAAGTAACACTACAAGATGTTTTTGCAGAAGAGCTTGATTCGATTCTCGGCTGATATTATATCTATGATGAATTTATTAAGTACTGGCCAGGTGTCTATATTAACGATATAAAGTTTCAAAGTTACTCAGTATCAATTTCATCATTATATTCGATGATGCGTTTTTCTGGTTTTATAACTGAAGAAGACTTCAACGATTTTTCTTCATACCTTTCTGGGGAACCGGAAACATGCTTCAATGAACTACGATTACCTGAAAGCGGTGTAATGATCGCTAGCGTACAAATTAAAGAACCTATAATAAATATTAGATTTAACAATGAAATCTTATGAATCTTGGATTGTCAACAGTATATCAAACAGCTTTCTTAAGGGCTGATCTTCTGTAGTCAACAGGACTCATATAGCCTAAAGTTCCATGTATTCGGTGATTGTTATACCAATTTACGTAGTCGTACAGCTCTAACTCAAGATGCTGAAGGCTCTGGAAGTTCATCTGGAACTCAGTAAGTGTCTATCGATCAACTTGTTCTTGAATTCACTACCACGATCCTTGTGGAATAACTGAATTTGACGTAGAGGCAAAGGCATACCGACCAGGGGCATCCTTTGGCCTGCGCTAAAGCCAATGATCTCTCGATTAAAGAGGTCAACCAGTACACAAATGTACTGCCATCTGTTTTGACTTTGACATACGTCAGAACGCTTACAACGACGCGTTTCGCTTCAGTTTGCTGGAACTGACGGTTCAGTTCAATTGGCTGCTGCGACTGGTTACATGCCGCTTTGTGAGGTTTGTATTGAGTCACCGTGTACGTAGAAACAAGTCCCTGTTCCTTCATGGATGCGTCCAATTCGACGTCTAGATCGATAAGTCCGCGTTCATGAAGCTTGGCTTTGATCTTTCTTGTGCCATAGGCTTTCCGGTTCTTTTCGAAGATTTCAACGATAGGTTTTGTCATCTCGTCTTCATAGTGACGTTCTTTTTCTTCATAATAGTACGTGCTTCTAGAAATTTGCAGGACGTCGCATTGCTGATACCGAGTATTTGTCACGATTTCGTTTGATGACACTTACTTTCGTCCCATGATAAGCGCGGCTTGCTTTAAAATGTCGTTCTCCATTTTGAGTAGCTGATTTTCTTTTCGCGGAGCGATAAGTTCATTTTCTTCTGGCGAACGATTGTCCTTCTCTGAGAAGGGACCTGACAGATGAGCTTGTTTGATCCAGCGATCTAATGCAGATGCTGTTAGTTCTTATTCACTTACAATATCTGCTCTTGATTTTCCTTCTCGTATAACTGAACCATCTGTTTTTGAATTCATCTGTAAATGTACGTCTTTTCCTTGGCATAGTAGATCCGCTCCT
Proteins encoded in this region:
- a CDS encoding glycerol dehydrogenase, giving the protein MRKAFISPAKYVQGENELLNLGYFIKTFGKSALLIAHADDVQRVKPKLEHTMKTYGVTLVESGFNGECSRQEVQRLKKLAAEHNCSCTIGLGGGKAIDTSKCVAEGEALIIVPTIAATDAPTSHSAVLYTPEGEFDDYAYFKQSPTVVMIDTTVIANAPTRFLVAGMGDALSTYFEARATSNSYSRVNAGLPCGEQEGVGPAVGTRAALALAKLCYETLLEDGAKAKAACDANLVTPAFENIVETNILLSGLGFESGGLAAAHAIHNGLTALEGTHHYYHGEKVAFTTLVQLVLENASTAEMNEVLQFCVSVGLPVCLADIGVTSVTDEELRNVAAKACIAEESIHSMPFPVNEEMVVAAIRVADQIGQQFKQKGE
- a CDS encoding dihydroxyacetone kinase subunit DhaK, with the protein product MISGGGSGHEPAHAGFVGQGCSMWRCAAMCSPPVPDSGLSSDQGFRQQKGTLLIIKIIAATL
- a CDS encoding helix-turn-helix domain-containing protein: MCLIKCNIRVLMAEHRIDDITELMTRSGLSRNSINKLYKEINIETTKLETLFKLCDTFGCKLSDLIEYTPDN